One Pseudomonadota bacterium DNA window includes the following coding sequences:
- a CDS encoding D-alanyl-D-alanine carboxypeptidase family protein, protein MTGNLFQNLFRAIRGRRHFAAKAVIPVIMAASLLAGCYEKATDLATGEHGKGDLIISAGEHKTRVLDGRSKNRSPDFPKEYVVIGSDRYEVGEPWLGHRIVVEQNPRNLELVMLPRKYGEEEREIYVTRETRDAFVKMAEAALQDGVILKVDSGYRSFSYQEQIYKKKLVEGQTFHDISRWVAPPGYSEHILGTTLDLTPSNWTFSKTAAEKWLLKNGGRFSFRQSYPRISRKGFAWEPWHWKYSEQG, encoded by the coding sequence ATGACGGGGAATCTTTTTCAGAATCTCTTCCGGGCGATTCGGGGTCGGAGGCATTTTGCTGCCAAGGCTGTTATCCCGGTGATCATGGCGGCGAGCCTGCTTGCCGGTTGCTATGAGAAGGCAACTGATCTTGCCACGGGTGAACATGGCAAGGGGGACCTGATAATCAGCGCCGGAGAGCATAAAACACGGGTTCTTGACGGCAGGAGCAAAAACCGTTCTCCGGATTTTCCCAAAGAGTATGTGGTCATCGGTTCGGATCGCTATGAAGTTGGCGAGCCCTGGCTGGGGCACCGGATCGTTGTTGAACAGAACCCCCGGAATCTTGAACTTGTAATGTTGCCCAGGAAGTATGGTGAAGAGGAGCGAGAGATCTATGTGACCCGTGAAACCAGGGATGCCTTTGTCAAGATGGCGGAAGCGGCTTTACAGGACGGGGTTATTCTGAAAGTTGATTCAGGGTACCGGAGTTTTTCCTACCAGGAACAGATCTATAAAAAGAAACTGGTTGAAGGGCAGACTTTTCACGATATTTCACGCTGGGTTGCTCCGCCCGGATATTCCGAACATATACTCGGGACAACTTTGGACCTCACCCCCAGTAACTGGACATTTTCTAAAACGGCGGCGGAAAAATGGCTGCTGAAAAACGGCGGAAGATTTTCGTTCAGGCAGAGTTATCCCCGGATTTCCAGGAAAGGGTTCGCCTGGGAACCCTGGCACTGGAAATACAGCGAACAAGGGTAA
- a CDS encoding serine/threonine protein kinase — MKETQTKIFSNLNPDTILDLAEESLGVKCSGICRPLNSYINRVYELETRDRKGLIIKFYRPDRWSEQALLDEHEFMRELIDHDIPVIPPLVLRHGNTLGSFSGVNFSIFERKGGRLVDEYNEEQWLELGRLMARTHLVGEIHASRERITLHPESSTRAHLTFLTKGNFIPAESLALFTDTANELIREIAPLFKHVKSIRIHGDCHSANIIQRPGESFFLIDFDDMALGPTVQDLWMLLPDHPNHCLYEIDLFLEGYETFRPFDRRELQLIEPLRAMRYIHFIAWCAHQAEDGAGPPTHDWGTQSYWKKEIRDLQDQLKLIREGPDHQYSDQE, encoded by the coding sequence ATGAAAGAGACGCAAACAAAGATATTCAGCAACCTGAATCCCGACACCATCCTTGATCTCGCTGAGGAATCCCTCGGGGTCAAATGCAGCGGCATCTGCCGTCCCCTGAACAGTTATATCAATCGGGTATACGAACTTGAAACCCGTGACCGAAAAGGGTTGATCATCAAGTTTTACCGACCTGACCGCTGGTCTGAACAGGCCCTGCTGGACGAACATGAATTCATGCGGGAACTCATCGACCATGACATACCGGTCATCCCTCCTCTGGTCTTGCGACACGGGAACACCCTCGGCAGCTTCTCCGGGGTGAATTTTTCGATATTCGAGCGTAAAGGCGGCAGACTGGTAGATGAATACAATGAGGAGCAATGGCTTGAACTCGGCCGTTTAATGGCAAGAACCCATCTGGTGGGAGAAATCCATGCTTCAAGGGAAAGGATCACGCTCCACCCGGAAAGTTCGACCAGAGCGCATTTGACTTTTCTGACAAAAGGAAATTTCATCCCCGCCGAATCCCTTGCTCTTTTTACCGACACCGCCAATGAACTGATTCGTGAAATAGCACCCTTGTTCAAACATGTAAAATCAATCAGAATCCATGGTGACTGCCATTCCGCAAACATTATCCAGCGGCCCGGGGAATCATTCTTCCTGATCGACTTTGACGACATGGCCCTCGGCCCGACGGTGCAGGACCTGTGGATGCTGCTGCCCGATCACCCGAACCATTGTCTGTATGAAATTGATCTCTTTCTGGAAGGATACGAGACGTTCCGGCCATTTGACCGCCGGGAACTGCAACTGATCGAGCCCCTGCGGGCCATGCGTTACATCCACTTCATCGCCTGGTGCGCGCACCAGGCTGAAGACGGCGCCGGCCCGCCAACCCATGACTGGGGCACCCAATCCTACTGGAAAAAAGAAATCCGGGACCTTCAGGACCAGCTGAAGCTGATCAGAGAAGGCCCGGATCATCAGTATTCTGACCAGGAATAA
- a CDS encoding DUF2914 domain-containing protein, with protein MSPRKAFQVLMLLSLSLLVATTAFAQDEASMSISRLVTCTGIADREPVGAAESFSVDTGTVYAFMEANDISADVELSFVWLHEGDETARITLPIRQGGRWRTYSSKKLGGRTGAWRVEIQDPSGAVLSSVGFTVN; from the coding sequence ATGAGTCCGAGAAAAGCTTTTCAGGTATTGATGTTGCTTTCACTTTCCCTTCTGGTCGCAACCACAGCCTTTGCCCAGGATGAAGCCAGTATGTCGATCAGCCGTCTGGTCACCTGCACCGGAATCGCTGACCGGGAACCTGTCGGTGCGGCCGAATCTTTCAGTGTCGACACCGGAACGGTGTATGCCTTCATGGAAGCCAACGATATCAGTGCCGATGTTGAGCTGAGCTTCGTCTGGCTGCACGAAGGTGACGAAACCGCCAGAATCACCCTGCCGATCAGACAGGGTGGGCGATGGAGAACGTATTCCAGCAAAAAACTTGGTGGCCGGACCGGAGCATGGCGGGTGGAAATCCAGGATCCGTCAGGAGCCGTTCTTTCCTCTGTAGGTTTTACTGTAAATTAA
- a CDS encoding YceH family protein: protein MTAFELNDVECRVLGALMEKSMTTPEYYPLSLNGLANACNQKSNRNPVLSLDESVVVRGLDELKEKRLVVQSDASRVPKYEELLVKSKNLVAREAAIICLLLLRGPQTSGELRGRSERMHKFETLEEVNETLDALADLGMVVKLPRQPGRKEARFCHLLAGDPDLEAFESAAAPEQATIQVRAENERIKKLEEEVEELKDEMARLAGAFSDFKAQFE, encoded by the coding sequence ATGACCGCTTTTGAACTGAACGATGTCGAATGCCGGGTGCTGGGCGCCCTGATGGAAAAATCCATGACCACGCCGGAATACTATCCGCTGTCCCTGAATGGTCTTGCCAACGCCTGCAACCAGAAGTCCAATCGCAACCCGGTGCTTTCCCTCGATGAGAGTGTGGTGGTGAGAGGGCTGGACGAACTCAAGGAAAAACGTCTGGTGGTCCAGAGTGATGCGAGCAGAGTCCCGAAATATGAGGAGCTGCTGGTCAAGTCCAAAAACCTGGTCGCCCGTGAGGCGGCAATCATCTGTTTACTGTTGCTGCGAGGGCCTCAGACCTCCGGTGAACTCCGGGGCCGGTCTGAGCGCATGCACAAATTTGAAACTCTGGAGGAGGTAAACGAAACGCTCGATGCCCTCGCAGATCTGGGGATGGTTGTGAAACTTCCACGGCAGCCGGGGCGTAAGGAGGCGCGATTCTGCCATCTTCTGGCGGGGGATCCGGATCTGGAAGCATTTGAATCCGCAGCAGCTCCCGAGCAGGCAACGATCCAGGTCAGGGCGGAAAATGAGCGGATAAAAAAGCTTGAAGAGGAAGTGGAGGAATTGAAGGATGAGATGGCCAGGTTAGCCGGGGCTTTTTCCGATTTCAAGGCCCAGTTTGAATGA
- a CDS encoding DDE-type integrase/transposase/recombinase has product MENQLSGGSSFRYFNVINDFNLEGLCIEIDFSLPYERVIRALEQIREWRGKLKTIRCDNGPEYISSMIIEWAAKREIRLGHIHPCKPQQNVYVELYNLTVRYDCLAQYFLTQSRKCKSMRHGGFEPITMNGQIWQ; this is encoded by the coding sequence ATGGAAAATCAGCTCTCGGGGGGATCGAGTTTTCGTTATTTCAATGTTATTAACGACTTCAACCTAGAGGGCTTGTGTATTGAGATTGATTTTTCCTTGCCGTACGAGCGCGTGATCCGTGCTTTAGAGCAGATCAGAGAGTGGCGTGGCAAGCTTAAGACAATCCGTTGTGACAATGGCCCTGAATACATCAGCAGCATGATAATTGAATGGGCTGCTAAACGGGAAATTCGCCTTGGACATATTCATCCCTGTAAACCGCAGCAAAACGTATATGTTGAACTCTACAACCTTACTGTCCGCTATGATTGTCTGGCTCAATACTTCTTGACTCAATCGAGGAAGTGCAAGAGTATGCGACACGGTGGCTTTGAACCTATAACAATGAATGGCCAAATTTGGCAATAG
- a CDS encoding PilZ domain-containing protein — MISAETTRPWRISPEKFTSADHPATIERTLHSISNDRLFMTMVSGLYRSGETVLTGRDAKNLLIGKPLDWEETISSAKVYFRDSCKVWNFFRTSVICTTHDTIYTSLPEKIHRLQRRRYFRVAPPVGCKASFRQQDIQFSSTIVSDISGGGMLISTDAESHCPDDQVKLRDITIRVPTGENGSGSSRQLPLIKEGMIVRSFTDGFTKRIYFGISFREELEVVDAISKYVIHREQQLLRERAKPLRNS, encoded by the coding sequence ATGATCAGTGCAGAAACAACCCGCCCCTGGCGGATCAGCCCCGAAAAATTTACCTCGGCGGATCATCCCGCGACCATTGAAAGAACTCTGCACTCAATCAGTAATGATCGTCTCTTCATGACGATGGTTTCGGGTTTGTACCGATCAGGAGAAACGGTTTTAACCGGTCGCGATGCAAAAAATCTCCTGATCGGCAAACCCCTTGACTGGGAGGAAACAATTTCCTCGGCCAAAGTATACTTCCGCGACAGTTGCAAAGTATGGAATTTCTTCAGGACCAGCGTCATCTGCACCACCCACGATACCATCTACACCTCCCTCCCAGAAAAAATCCATCGTCTGCAAAGACGCCGCTATTTTCGGGTGGCGCCACCGGTTGGCTGCAAAGCCTCTTTCCGGCAGCAGGACATTCAGTTCAGCTCCACCATAGTCAGCGATATAAGCGGCGGCGGGATGCTGATCTCAACAGACGCGGAAAGCCATTGTCCCGACGACCAGGTGAAACTCCGCGACATCACGATCCGGGTACCCACCGGAGAAAACGGCTCCGGCTCCTCCCGGCAGCTGCCCCTGATCAAGGAAGGAATGATCGTCAGATCTTTTACCGACGGGTTTACCAAACGAATATATTTCGGCATCTCATTCCGTGAAGAGCTTGAAGTGGTTGATGCGATCTCGAAATACGTGATCCATCGGGAACAACAGCTCCTCCGGGAAAGAGCCAAACCGCTCAGAAATAGCTGA
- a CDS encoding TVP38/TMEM64 family protein, translating to MNKKNINRIVLVIAAILAIVIFRSLGLDQYLTLEYLKESQARFQELYLNHQIPVIGSYMGIYILVTALSLPGAAVMTLAGGGLFGFVTGAIVVSFASTIGATLACMVSRYLLQDWVQNRFADKLAAMNRGIEKEGAFYLFTLRLIPVFPFFVINLAMGMTRMPLTTFFWVSQIGMLPGTLVFVNAGKELAKIDSLSGVLSPALLGSFIILGLFPITVKKLLALYRRKFRPATGEGEFNG from the coding sequence ATGAACAAAAAGAACATCAACAGAATCGTGCTGGTCATCGCGGCAATTCTCGCCATCGTGATCTTCAGATCTCTCGGTCTGGACCAGTACCTGACCCTGGAATATCTTAAAGAATCGCAAGCCCGCTTCCAGGAGCTGTACCTGAACCACCAGATTCCGGTGATCGGCTCATACATGGGGATCTATATCCTGGTAACCGCCCTCTCTCTGCCCGGTGCCGCGGTGATGACCCTCGCCGGCGGGGGGCTTTTCGGTTTTGTTACCGGCGCCATTGTCGTCTCCTTCGCCAGCACCATCGGCGCGACCCTCGCCTGCATGGTCTCCCGCTATCTCCTCCAGGACTGGGTCCAGAACAGGTTTGCCGACAAACTCGCGGCGATGAACAGGGGCATTGAGAAAGAAGGGGCCTTCTACCTCTTCACCCTGCGGCTGATCCCGGTCTTCCCGTTCTTCGTGATCAATCTGGCGATGGGCATGACCAGGATGCCGCTCACCACCTTCTTCTGGGTCTCCCAGATCGGCATGCTCCCCGGCACCCTTGTTTTTGTCAATGCCGGCAAGGAACTGGCAAAGATCGATTCATTGTCCGGCGTCCTCTCCCCCGCTCTTCTCGGATCATTTATCATCCTCGGGCTCTTTCCGATCACGGTCAAAAAACTACTGGCCCTCTATCGCCGCAAATTCCGGCCGGCGACCGGAGAAGGAGAATTCAATGGCTGA